From the genome of Treponema denticola:
AACGCTTCAATTTCATCTTTATTGTCATCAAGATAGGTTTCAAATGTCGCAATATATTCTTTTGCCTGCTCTTTGAAAATCCTGCATAAATTAACGTATCCTGTTTTTCAAGGGCAATTTTAATAAATCCGGCATTGATTTCAAAAGTTTTTGCGGGCTTTTACGTTGTTTATGAGCGGGGAAATTAAAATCTTTCTTTTTGTGTTCGGCTCGTTAATATCTTTGTAGGGGGGTAAACTGCAAGACTCGGGTGCGATTGATTCAAAAATATTTACAGCCAATTGTTTTACGGTAATAGCGCCGAGTAAGTCATTAAGTTCGATAATATCTTCCGATTCGGCTTTTTTATTTACGCGTGAAAGATAGTCTGCTAAAAGTTCCAAATTATTATCGGATAATTCTCCGTGTGCAAGATGTTCAAGAAGGTCCTTGAGCGGCAAGACTTTTTTTACATCGCCGTTTCCGCCCGGAGCCGGCATTGATTTTTCATGCTCCGTTACGCCTACAGCATCCACAAGATAGTAAAAATCTTTTGAGATCGCATTTGAGGTTACGTTTCTTAGTTTATCGTCGGCAAATGTTCTGCATCCGCGTCCTTTCATCTGAGTGTAGAGAACTTCGGAATGTATATCGCGCATAAAAACAAGAATTTCCAAAGGTCTGATATCGGTGCCTGTTGCAACAAGGGTAACGGTAATTGCAATCCGAAAATCTTTATCATTTCTAAAATCGCTGATCAGTTGATTTGAATTTCCGGATTTACACGTAATCAACTGGGCATAATGTTCGGGGATTTCTCCGTTAGAAATTCGTTTTGAAAACCTTTTGATTGCTTTCAATATGTCTTCTGCATGGTTTTCTGTTTTTGCAAAGAAAAGCGTTTTTGGAATCATAGTCCAATCTTTTTTTCTGTCCGGGTACAGAGACTCATAGATGGAATCTTTATATGCTTGAACAACCGTTTCTATTTGTGCCGGAATCACGACACTTCTGTCTATATCCGTTTTGGTGAATTGCCGGTCTTCATGCTGCTTTTGCGTTTTTCTTTTACCGCTCCAGTTGGAAACTTTTTTGATTTTTCACCGTCTTTAATGGTGCCGCCGGTTTCCGAAATTTCGGTTTTAATTCTATACACACGGAGGAACATTAACCCGTCGGCAATGGATTTTTCCAAAGTGTAATTTACTACCCGGTTTTTATTAAAAAACGCTTCAGCTTCAGGTGTCGGAGTTGCCGTCAGTCCGATGATTTTTGCATTATTAAAATAAGTAAGAACCTGCCGCCAATCTCCGTAAATCGAACGATGACATTCATCAATTATAATTACGTCAAAGAAACCGGCGGTAAAGTATGTTTCCGGTAAACTGAATTCGTTTTCCCGGTGCATTTTCATCATTATCCATTTCTTCGTCATCGCCGGCATCGTTTATTTTTGCCCCGTGAGCACTGCAAAAAGCCGTTGAATCGTTGAAATGACGACACTTGCATTTCCTATTTTTTCAACGCTTTTAAGACGATGAACAATATATTCATCGGAAAAAGGATTACCTGTTTCCGTAAGTTTATAGGTGCCGAACTCGCCTTCGGCTTGCTTCCCAAGATTGTTACGGTCGACAAGGAAAAGAACCCGCTTTGCGGATGTATAATTCAAAAGACGATACGCAGCGGTACAGGCGGTAAATGTTTTTCCGGCACCCGTAGCTAAAACGATAAGAGCCTTTTTGAATCCCTGCTTAAATGAAAGTTCCAGCTTCGTGATTGCTTCAAATTGACATCCTCTTAACCCTTTTGCCCCTACAGCCGGGACAGAAGGAAGTTTTGCATATTCCGAATCAATGTCGCCGCCCGCCAATTTAACAATATCTTTCGGAGAGAGCATTTTTAAGAACTTTATAACTCGGTTTTCGTCGTGCATATCCTTAAAGAGCAAAGTCCGCCGTTTGAAAGAAAAATAAACGGAAGCGGAGGTTTCCATGCCCGTATCCAATCGGGCAGAATATTTCCGTAATTTTGCGCTTGTTCTGCAACTTCAAGGCCTAAATTATTCTCTTTTCCTTTTGCTTCAAGAACCCCTATAGCTTTTCCGTCAAGATAAAGAATGTAATCAGCTTCTTTATTACCTTTTAAGATATTTTCACGGACGGCTTGTGCATTTATCGCTTCGGGAACAAACTCATCCCGGTTGACTACCGTCCAGCCGGCATCTTCAAGATATGCATCTATATAAACACGCGCTTTTTGCTCAGGCAATAGGCCGTCATATCTGAAATTATGATTGTTCTTGTATTCCGTCATAAATATATCCTAATGTTCTCATATCCCAAAACTATAGGAACAATTATAACACTATTTTAGTTATTTTAATAGTACCTTATAATGCTTAAAAGGCAGCCGCTGAATGGCCGCAGCGTTTTGTAGTTTCGGGGATGTTTCTAAATTTTGTTACTTTTTCATCATCCTTTGCTAGACTTAAACTGCACTTTAAGATAATATACCGGTAGAAGATAGGAGCCGTTTATGATAAAAATTCTAAAAATAGAAAACAAAGACGAAAAAGCAAAAATTGTCGAAGAAGTTTTGACGGATTTACCGGAATGGTTCGGATTGCCTGAAAGCACAAAAGAGTATATTAATGATTCAAAAGAATTGGATTTATGGGCAGCAAAAGAAAATGATGAAATTATCGGGTTTATAACATTAACCGAATCAAGCCCTGATTGCGCTGATGTGCATTGTATGGGAGTAAAAAAAAAATATATCACAATAAGGGAATCGGCACATTATTATTTAATGAGCTGAAAAAATTTGCTTCAACTAAATATGATTATATACAGGTAAAAACGGTAGATGAAGGACACTATAAAGAATATGACCAAACAATAGCCTTTTATAAAAAACAAGGATTTAAAAAATTAGAAGTTTTTCCCACACTCTGGGATGAATGGAATCCTTGTCTGATAATGATCCAAAAATTATAAAATATCAAAAGTATTATCGGATAATTTTAGAATTTTATCATTACATTGTACTTGCAAAAAAAATATTTTGTATTATAATATTATGAGGGGGTAAGTATGGCAAGTACATTAGTTCAAATTAGGGTTGATGAGAAACTGAAAGATGATGTGACTGCTGTTTATGAGCAGTTAGGATTAGACTTATCCACAGCCGTACGTATATTTTTTAAGCGTAGTGTTGCTGAAAATGGGATTCCTTTTAATATGAAACTGGAAAATACCAAACAAACTTTAATAAAAAAAGAAATCCCTCCGGACATTCTTTCAGCAATGCAATCTATGTCTAAAAGTGCAGCAATTTATGGCGTTTCCGAAATGAGCATTGAGGAAATTAATAATGAAATTGATGCAGCACGAAGAGGAAAATAGAGTGCCTCTGTACGCTGTAATTGATACAAATGTTCTTGTTTCTGCATTTTTAAAAGAAAATTCTATTCCTCGTTTTGTGATTAACTATATGTATGCAGGCAAAATCATCCCAATTTATAATGAGGTGGAAACCTTTGTTGTAACACCTCGTCAATTTAGATTTACTTGAGAAACCAATTTAGTAACAAAGGAGCTTCACCTCATGTATATAACCGATAACGAAACAAAAAAGGCCTTACTTATTTTTACCGATATATTTTCAGGAGCGGCCTCAAACTCTCATATAAGCCGTTCCGCATTACAGGAAAAAAGTGCGGAAGCCCTAAAAGAAATAGAAGAAAAGGAGCTGCAAAGCCTCGTTGAAACCATCTTTTTAAAGCCCCTATCCTCCCTCCGCTTTAGAATAGCAAAAGAAAACCCTGCAACTCTTGTAGGTTCGGGGCAGCTTGAAAAAATTGCTCAAGCTATCGAAGAAGAAGGAGCCGACCTTGTTGTGTTTAATAGTGCGGTAAGCCCCCGCATTCAGCGAAACCTTGAAGCAGCCCTTAACACCTGCGTTATAGACCGCTCCGAGGTTATTATCCAAATATTTGCAGATAGAGCTCAAACAAGGGAGGCCGTCTTGCAGGCTGAACTCGCCCGTTTAGAATACTCTATGCCCCGCCTTACAAGATGGACGAGCCTTGCCCAACAAAGAGGCGGGGCAAAAGGAACAAGGGAGCTTCCAGAGGTGCGGGTGAAAAAGCTGGAACTTGACAGAAGGCGCTTAAAAACCGAAATTGCCAAGCTCAAAAAAGAGGTAGAGCGGGTAAGACTTCAACGGAGTGAACAGCGTAAAACCCGCTTAAACGGGGATAAAAAAATAGGAGCTATCGTAGGCTACACAAATGCCGGAAAATCCTCCCTTTTAAAAAAACTTTCGGGGGCGGAAGTCTTTACCGAAGACAAGCTTTTTGCCACCCTTGATGCCGAAACCAGAAAAGTTTTTACAAACGGGCGAAAAAATATTCAAATTTATTGATAGACACTGTAGGCTTTGTAAGTAATCTTCCTCACCAGTTGATTGATGCCTTCCGCTCGACCTTGGAAGAAGCCGCCCTTGCAGATTTTTTAATCATAGTCTGCGATGCTGCCCATCCTGCAATGCCTGAATGTCTTGAAGTAACAAAAAAAGTCTTAGACGAGCTTTCTTGCAGCAATAAGCCTGCCATAATCGCAATAAACAAAATAGATGAAGTTTTTGATGAGGCTCAAATACTGAGCTTAAAAGAGCGTTACCCCGAAGCCGTCGAAATTTCGGTTAAGACGGGAGGGACTTGAAGGGTTAAAAAGAAAACTTGTTTCAATATGCGGTCTATAAACGGAAAATCACAAAAAAACAGGAAAATACAAAAAACCCCCGTAAGGGCCTTTTAAGGCATCCGTCTTACGGAGGTTAAAAGCATAAGAGCTTAAATAACCGTTCTTAATTACGGTATTTCAATGTAGAAAAAGTCATAATCCAGCTTATCATTGCCATGCGCATCCTTACCGGGAGAAACCAAGTTACAGGCAAATGCCCGATTTCATGCATCACCCTTTGCCTTAGCTTTAGCAGGTGTATTGTCATCTTCATGGGTATCGTTTTCAGCTGCAGTACGGGATCCGTCGGTAATACCTTCACCGTCAGGATTAAAAGGAGCAGCTCCGATTTTTACTGCATAGTTACCTCCGCGGAAAAGCTTATCATCATCAATATAACCCGTAATAAGCACATAGTATTTTGCATTAGGCTCTGCAACATATTCATCCGGAATTGTTTCCAATTTTTCCTGAACAGCAGTTAACAGCATACATAGTCCTTAACATTTTTAGTATACCACAAATTGTCAAGTTTTTCTATAATTGATTGATTATACTTAAAATCCGGTCGCTTATCTTTTTTTCTTAGTCAATGCTCCCTTAAAGGCTATATCCAAAACTTCTTCAACATGGCTTACAGGGTAGAACTTAATGCCCTTTTTAATGTATTCGGGGATTTCGTCCAAGTCCCTTGTGTTAGCCTGAGGAATAATAACTTCCTTTATCCCGTTGCGGCGGGCGGCGATTGTTTTTTCTTTTAGGCCGCCTATGGCAAGAACCTGTCCTGTAAGTGAAAGCTCTCCGGTCATGGCAAGTTTAGACTTGATGGTTTTCCCTGAAAAAAGAGATAAAAGAGCTGTGGCCATAGTGATACCGGCGGATGGGCCGTCCTTTGGGTAGCTCTCCGGCAGGTGAAGGTGAATTATATTTTTTCGAACCAGTCCGGTTTTTATCTTTTGGTCTACGGCAAACATTCGAGTCCATGAAAGGGCTATGCCTGCAGATTCTTTCATAACGTTTCCGGCTTGGCCTGTGAGTTTAAAGCCGCCCTTTCCAAGCATAGATGCAGTTTCTATCAAAGAGTATCTCCGCCCATAGATGTCCATGCAAGACCTATCGAGGTACCTGGAACATCGGCTTTTTAATATCGTCATCGCGGAAGATAACCTTGCCAAGCATCTTTCAATGTCGGCCTTTGTTACGATCAGTTTTCGTCTTCTTTCTTTGCCGTTTACAATTTCGGTTGCAACCTTGCGGTGAATCTTATCCAGCTTCTTTTCAAAGTTGCGCACGCCGGCTTTGCGTAAGAGTTGGCAATGTAAAGGAGCATATCCTGACTGTAGACTACCTGATTCTTTTTAAGACCGTGCTTTTCAAGGCTTTTCGGAATAAGGTGTTTTTTTGCTATCTGCACCTTTTCGGAATCAATGTAGCCTGAAAGCTTTATTACCTCGGCCCTGTCCAAAAGAGGGCGGGGAATGGAATCGAGGGTGTTTGCCGTGAGAATAAAAACTATGTTGGAAAGGTCAAAGGGCAAATCCAAATAGTGGTCTCTAAAGTTTATATTTTGCTCGGGGTCTAAAACTTCGAGGAGGGCACTTGAAGGGTCTCCCTGATAGCTTTGCCCCATCTTATCGACCTCGTCTATCATAAAAACGGGAGAATTGGTTTTTACTATCTTTAAACCCTGAAGGATTTTACCGGGCATGGCACCTATGTAGGTTCTTCTGTGCCCCTTTATTTCGGCCTCATCCCTCATGCCTCCGACCGAAAACCTAAAGAAGGGCTTAGACATAGCTCTGGCTATGGACATTCCGACGCTCGTTTTACCTACACCGGGCGGGCCTAACAAAAGAATGATCGAACCCTTGGTGTCCTTCTTTAACTTTCGCACGGAAAGGTATTCTATTATTCGGGTCTTTACGTCTTCAAGCCCATAGTGATCCTTGTTTAAAATCTTTTGAGCTTTTGCAATATCGTATTCTTCCGGCTCCGAATTTTTCCACGGAAGGGAAAGAATGGTTTCCAGATAATTGCGGGTAACTATGTATTCGGAAGAATAGGGGTCGAGCATCTTAAATTTTTCAAATTCGGAGTCCACCACTTCTTTTACCTCTCCGGTAAATTGAAACTCTTCTATCCTCTTTGCAAAATTTTCTTCTTCATTGGTCTTAGGATCTGTGGTCAGCCCCAATTCTTCTTTGATGGATTTAAGTTCTTCCCTTAAAAAATAATCGCGCTGATTTTTTTCGACACGCATGTTAAGGTCATCCTGTATCTTGCGCTGAACCTGTAAAAGTTCTTGTTCTTTTTTAATGTGAACAAAGACCTCTTCCATTCTCTTTTTTACATTTAGAGTTTCAAGAATCTTTTGCTGATCTTCTTTTTGAATGTTTAAGATACTTGCGATAAAGTCGGCTATTTTTCCGGGATGGTCAATATTGATCATATTGAGCCGCATCTCTTCGGAGAACAGGGGATTGTTTTCAGAAAGCTGCTTCATCTCGCTTATGAGGGCTCTGGTAAGGGCTTCCACCTCGTGGCTTTTTTCTTCTTCATCATCCAGATATTGAACGGCTACGACTATGGGATTTGTATCATTGACGGTTTTGCGTATCTTAAAGCGTTTTTGAGTGGCTATAAAAACATTGAGCCCGCCGTCGGGCAGATTTATCTTACGCACGATTTTTGCAGCACAGCCTACCTTGTACAAGTCCTTGGCTTGAGGGTTTTCTATATTGTTTTTAAGAAGGGTAAGCCCTATAAAACCGTCGCCCGCATAGGCATCTTCGATTGACTTTATGTCTTCGGGGGCATTAATTAAAAGCGGCGTAAAAATGCCGGGAAAAATCGGCCTGCCGCTCAAAGGAATAATGTTCAACTTCTGAGGCAGCAAGCTTTCTATCGGAACAATTTCTTTTTTATCACTCATTCTTTAAATATCTCAATAATTTAAAAAAAAGTCAATCGGAAAAGATGATTATTAGCGGGAACTCCTTATGTTTACAGTTGAGCTCTCCTTAACTCTTTTCTCTACTTTTTCTCTCTTATATTCTCAACAAAACTTCTTCTTTAACTTTGAGTTATCTAATTTAGGGTATATTTTTATTTCCAGCCCCATTCCAATACTATCAACATAATCAATAAGTGTCGATAACTTTATATCTCCCTCTGATTTTTTTCTTCAGCTTTTACAATATCTTTTACCATTTATACGTAAATCGATTTTATCAGAATTCATCTGAATTTATCCATCTTCTTAATTTTGATTCCATTTTTTTCCTTATTTTTTCTGAAAATTCCGAAAAAGTGCTGCAATTTTGCGGAATATAAAAAGGACATAGGTAAAGCATTCCTCCCATTCCCTTTATTTCTCCTAACTCATTTAAAATTGTCTCATTTTCATTTTCAAATGGATATATGTAAGCTCCCTTCATAGTTTTATAATATGCATATATGCTATAACTTGGGCTAAATCATCGGAGGCGGATTCCTTTTATCAAAAGGTTTATATTTAGCATCCAGCACAAAATCATCTCTATAAAAATCAGGAATAAATCGGCCGATATTATTGGTTAAAACAGATATTCCCCTACTCCTTTCTATTTTCAGGGTGAAAAATCCGATTTGTTTTAATATTGTTGCAAGATACTGTTCCCAAAGCCATGAAACGTCAAATAAAATTCCGTATACACGATTCTTCTGCCGTGCAAATTTTATTTTTTTATTTTGAAGAATTTGAATACATAATTTTTTTAGCGGAACATAATAGGTAAAATACGGATGGTTTTGTTTTTTTATAGCAACAGCTATTATTTTTTGTCTTTCACCTGAATTGTAAAGAGGCGTTGCCATTTTGATTGTTTTGACAGCATCACGAATTTCTTGAGAAGAAGTTAAAATACCGGCAATATCTTTTTTGGCTGAGATATATTCAATCGTGTGCCGTATAAGTTCTGTTGTTGTATTGTCATAAGAATATTCTCTTGTTTTATATGCAATCTTTCCTTCAAATGGAATATTTTTTTGAATATGACGGGAAATCTCAATGACGCCCCTGACGTTTTCATCATTTTTATGAAAAGTTTTATATTCTTTATACATGCCTTGAGAGAGAGCTTTTTGCAAAAGCCGTGGGAATATATAAATAAGTAAGTTTAATACACTTTCTTGTGAAGATGAAAAATTGAGGTTTGTAATATTAAGGTTTAATACTTTTTGAATCATGTAATGAAGAAAAAAATCTTCTTCGTTTTTTGCAAATCGTGAGGTTATGGAAATATCAGTATCATTTATGCCAATGAATCCCGCTATATTTTCCGTAGAAAAAATATAATTTTCTTCCTTGTCTGATTTTGTAAGGCTTCCGAGTTTTGACTCTTTTAGTAAGTCTGCGGAATCTTCCAACTTTGTCGGAAATATCAAAAGGTTTTCCTCCGTTGAAAGTTCTGCAAGCGTTTTATTTGAAATCTTTTATATCATTTACGGCAGCCTTAAAATCTGTTTCTTCGTATTCTTGGCTAATAGTTTGTAACTGTTTGCCGCCGTTATTGTCTGTAGTCTTAAAATAGCCATAAAAATTATTCAATATTTATCATATCAAAAGCATTCTTTAATAATTCAAGATTGCTTTCTTCATTTCCGCTTCCCTTTAAATATTCAACAAGAAGATCATGCAATGAATTTTTCCCAAAGTTCATCAGAAGTTTCCATGTCATCATCCAATTGCTTAAAGTAAGCAGCTCCTATATGATATGCAGAATTAAGACCGTCAATTTTGCTTATTGCATTGTTAAGACTCTCCATACGCGTTTTGTGTTTTCTGAAAGCTCAAAATTTCCGCACTTTGAGCTGCCGTAATTTCTTTAAAAGCAAACCTTCGTCTCATAGCAAAATCCATGCTTTCAACGCTGCGGTCAATATCGTTCATTGTACCTATGATGTAAACATTTTCGGGAACATAAAAACCGTCTTCAAAAATGTCGCCTGTTTCAACAAGATTCTGATACTGTGTTTTTACCAGTCCTTTTTTACCACGGTAACCGGGATCAACGGAAAAGAAAAGTTCTCCAAAAATTTTACTTATTTCTCCACGATTGATTTCATCAATAATAAAAATAAAATCTTTTTGCTTTATAGGTTCGGAGATTTCCAAAATACTTGAAGAATTTTGATTTGTATAAATCCAATTTAATGCAGCCCAATATGCAGAAGAATGAGAGCCTCCTATCACATTTCTAAATTCTTTATCAATATTTTTTATATTATCCAAACTTTGTTTATCAACAAACACTTTTGACAGTTTTTCAAGACGATCGTAAGAAACAATGTATGTTGTTTCTTTCCCGGAAGCCTTTGTTTTAACAACGATATTATCATTATCTGTTACTTGTAAAATATCCAGAGGGATATTTGTTCTTTGATGTAACTCCTTTAAATCTCCATTACGTATCTTATCAAGCAATTCAAAAAAATTTATTGAAGGAAACTTCTTTCTGCATTTCATGAATAGATTTTTACTATCTTGTAAATTCTTAACGGCTTTTTACAGAAAGCCTTAAAGGCTCCATCCTTGCGTTCAAACATCATGTTAGTTTTATCGGTATTATTTACAGGTCTTAACCCTTCAACAAAATCCGTATAGTCATAACTTGGATGAAACTGAACAAATCCGTTTCTGCATCCATGAGTTTAGCTATCTGTTTTGTAAGATATGTTTTCCGGTTCCGGGAGCACCGTGTAGAATTATATTGTGGTGCTTTTAAGGAAATTTTGTAATTTTGTATATTTGTTTTGAGGATTAAATCATTTGTATCAGGTTCATCCCTCTTCTTGTTCAGTATTATCTTTTTTGCTTCCGGACTATTTTCCCAAATACTCCATAATTCATCTCCTTTGCCATATAGTTTTTTAGAATCAGTGTTTGAAAGTATAATTTGCTGCATTTTTGAAATGGGACTGTTAATAGTGAAATTATTATCTTTATTTGCTAAATATAATATTGCTTTTGGTAAATAAATATTTAGCAGTTTTTTATTAGAGTATAAAAAAGCAATTTTCCATTTATATGCATCGCCTAAATCAATTAAATCTATTTCTTCAAAATGACCTTTTTGAGATGCTTCAATAATTCTGATTATATTTGAGTGTACATTTTCATAGGCTTCCTGTCGATCTTTCCCGTATTTACTATACCAAGCATATTCATTGTCGGATAAAGTTCCATTTCTCCCCTTTATTTTACCGCCTATTTTAAATATTCCAAATTTATAAGCTGATCCGCCCCATATTGAACCTAGCTTTTCTGTTTTTTTCTCAACCCAATAACAAAATGAGTTACTCCTCTCCGTATTTGTATATTCTTCCAAAGTTAAATTTCGTACTCTTTCTAAAGGAAATTCATTGTTGAATTCTTCATAAATTTTATCCTTTTCTCGTTCAATAACATCAGTTAACATTTATTCATCTCCATTCTATATAAGATTTTTTAATATGCCGGAAAAATAAAAATAGTTTTATTTTTCATCTATGTT
Proteins encoded in this window:
- a CDS encoding type II toxin-antitoxin system RelB/DinJ family antitoxin — translated: MASTLVQIRVDEKLKDDVTAVYEQLGLDLSTAVRIFFKRSVAENGIPFNMKLENTKQTLIKKEIPPDILSAMQSMSKSAAIYGVSEMSIEEINNEIDAARRGK
- the hflX gene encoding GTPase HflX, giving the protein MYITDNETKKALLIFTDIFSGAASNSHISRSALQEKSAEALKEIEEKELQSLVETIFLKPLSSLRFRIAKENPATLVGSGQLEKIAQAIEEEGADLVVFNSAVSPRIQRNLEAALNTCVIDRSEVIIQIFADRAQTREAVLQAELARLEYSMPRLTRWTSLAQQRGGAKGTRELPEVRVKKLELDRRRLKTEIAKLKKEVERVRLQRSEQRKTRLNGDKKIGAIVGYTNAGKSSLLKKLSGAEVFTEDKLFATLDAETRKVFTNGRKNIQIY
- a CDS encoding McrC family protein, with product MIFPTKLEDSADLLKESKLGSLTKSDKEENYIFSTENIAGFIGINDTDISITSRFAKNEEDFFLHYMIQKVLNLNITNLNFSSSQESVLNLLIYIFPRLLQKALSQGMYKEYKTFHKNDENVRGVIEISRHIQKNIPFEGKIAYKTREYSYDNTTTELIRHTIEYISAKKDIAGILTSSQEIRDAVKTIKMATPLYNSGERQKIIAVAIKKQNHPYFTYYVPLKKLCIQILQNKKIKFARQKNRVYGILFDVSWLWEQYLATILKQIGFFTLKIERSRGISVLTNNIGRFIPDFYRDDFVLDAKYKPFDKRNPPPMI
- a CDS encoding AAA family ATPase, whose amino-acid sequence is MKCRKKFPSINFFELLDKIRNGDLKELHQRTNIPLDILQVTDNDNIVVKTKASGKETTYIVSYDRLEKLSKVFVDKQSLDNIKNIDKEFRNVIGGSHSSAYWAALNWIYTNQNSSSILEISEPIKQKDFIFIIDEINRGEISKIFGELFFSVDPGYRGKKGLVKTQYQNLVETGDIFEDGFYVPENVYIIGTMNDIDRSVESMDFAMRRRFAFKEITAAQSAEILSFQKTQNAYGES